The proteins below come from a single Pradoshia eiseniae genomic window:
- the thiM gene encoding hydroxyethylthiazole kinase: MNYLFEGTTVFTQVRDRNPLIHCITNYVAANLQANGLLAIGASPVMADGPDEVEEIVEVASALSINIGTLNPQMRRAMLKAGKAANKRGMPVLLDPVAVGAATYRKEAVRELLQEVHIDAIRCNLGELAALVGAEWEQKGVDSGTGAIHLEREAKKVALEHGCLVIVTGEKDYLTDGERERWVEGGHEMITQVTGSGCLLSSVCTAILASCDSHRLDRLAEGLFLYKKASEEAYQTSPYPASFQAAFLDRLFVHASGRGEA, from the coding sequence ATGAACTATTTATTTGAAGGAACAACTGTATTCACACAAGTCCGGGATAGGAATCCACTCATTCATTGCATCACGAATTATGTAGCGGCCAATCTCCAGGCAAATGGACTGCTTGCGATTGGGGCATCACCGGTTATGGCGGATGGACCGGATGAGGTGGAGGAGATTGTCGAAGTGGCATCGGCGCTTTCCATCAATATCGGCACCCTTAATCCGCAGATGAGGCGGGCGATGCTGAAAGCGGGCAAGGCTGCCAATAAGAGGGGAATGCCTGTACTGCTTGACCCGGTCGCTGTCGGGGCTGCCACGTATAGGAAGGAAGCAGTAAGAGAGTTACTTCAAGAGGTTCATATTGATGCCATTCGCTGTAATCTTGGCGAGCTCGCTGCACTCGTGGGAGCTGAGTGGGAGCAAAAGGGAGTGGACAGCGGCACGGGAGCCATTCATCTGGAAAGGGAGGCAAAAAAGGTAGCATTGGAACATGGATGCCTAGTTATTGTGACCGGAGAGAAGGATTATCTCACGGACGGTGAACGAGAACGCTGGGTAGAGGGCGGACATGAGATGATTACTCAAGTCACGGGCAGCGGGTGCTTACTCAGCTCTGTTTGCACAGCCATCCTGGCATCATGTGACAGTCATCGATTAGACAGGCTTGCTGAAGGACTGTTCCTGTATAAAAAAGCAAGTGAGGAAGCCTATCAAACAAGTCCTTATCCAGCTTCTTTTCAAGCTGCCTTTTTGGATCGATTATTTGTCCATGCGAGCGGGAGGGGGGAAGCATGA
- the thiD gene encoding bifunctional hydroxymethylpyrimidine kinase/phosphomethylpyrimidine kinase has product MNVVMTIAGSDSGGGAGIQADLKTFQELGVFGTSVITALTAQNTMGVHDILTTTPQFVRSQAEAVLNDLPVRAVKTGMLASGEIIQEIAEILRKRDLQLVVDPVMVAKGGAQLLGMEAVRDLRDHLIPLSTVITPNIPEAEVLTGMSIRHDSQVEKAAEHLLELGAGCVVIKGGHMDNPDFATDAVYFANGRSFKMTTKRVRTRHTHGTGCTFSAAITAFLGQGRTVGESILEAKHFIQQAIEQELGLGSGNGPTNHFAYKLNQEKCEVEIVEA; this is encoded by the coding sequence ATGAATGTAGTGATGACAATTGCCGGATCTGATTCTGGCGGCGGTGCAGGGATTCAGGCTGACTTGAAAACGTTCCAAGAGCTGGGGGTGTTTGGTACTTCCGTCATTACAGCTTTAACCGCTCAAAACACGATGGGTGTTCATGATATTTTGACAACGACTCCGCAATTTGTCCGGTCGCAGGCGGAGGCAGTCTTAAATGATTTGCCTGTGCGAGCAGTCAAGACCGGGATGCTTGCCTCCGGTGAAATCATTCAAGAGATAGCGGAGATTCTGAGAAAGAGAGACTTGCAGCTTGTTGTGGACCCGGTCATGGTCGCAAAGGGAGGGGCACAATTGCTCGGGATGGAGGCTGTGCGTGACTTGCGGGATCATTTGATTCCGCTTAGTACGGTCATTACGCCAAACATACCCGAAGCCGAGGTTTTGACGGGGATGTCCATCCGCCATGACAGTCAAGTCGAAAAGGCGGCAGAGCATTTGCTTGAGCTAGGGGCAGGTTGCGTCGTCATAAAGGGCGGGCATATGGATAACCCGGATTTTGCGACGGACGCCGTTTATTTTGCCAATGGCCGTTCCTTTAAGATGACGACAAAGCGAGTCAGAACGAGGCATACTCATGGGACAGGCTGCACCTTTTCGGCAGCAATCACAGCGTTTTTAGGGCAAGGAAGGACCGTAGGGGAATCCATTCTCGAAGCAAAGCACTTCATCCAGCAGGCGATTGAACAGGAACTTGGGCTCGGAAGCGGTAATGGCCCGACGAATCATTTTGCCTACAAGCTAAATCAGGAGAAATGTGAGGTGGAAATCGTTGAAGCATGA
- the thiE gene encoding thiamine phosphate synthase: MKHEQLQIYFVMGSVNVKESNLLNVLEDALKGGITMFQFREKGRGAKKGAEYESLARECQRLCQRYGVPFIVNDDVELALKLDTDGLHIGQEDGRVEKIRERIGSRWLGVSVHSRDEAEIAYHAKADYVGIGPVFGTQSKENAPPPAGTALIAETKVLFPDLPIVAIGGITASNAYIPLKAGADGVAVISALCESDNRKEHISKLKEIVIL, translated from the coding sequence TTGAAGCATGAACAGCTGCAGATCTATTTTGTAATGGGATCAGTCAATGTTAAGGAATCCAACCTTCTTAACGTTTTAGAGGACGCCTTGAAGGGCGGTATCACGATGTTCCAGTTCAGGGAGAAGGGCAGAGGCGCTAAAAAGGGTGCGGAATATGAATCCCTGGCAAGAGAATGCCAGCGTCTTTGCCAACGATATGGCGTGCCGTTCATCGTCAATGATGATGTCGAGCTTGCGCTGAAGCTGGATACCGATGGTCTTCATATCGGTCAGGAGGATGGCAGAGTGGAGAAAATCCGTGAACGAATTGGTTCGAGATGGCTAGGCGTATCCGTGCATTCCAGAGATGAGGCGGAGATTGCCTATCACGCAAAGGCTGATTATGTCGGGATTGGTCCGGTCTTTGGAACACAGTCGAAGGAAAATGCCCCGCCACCTGCAGGGACTGCCCTGATCGCTGAAACTAAAGTTTTGTTTCCGGATTTGCCGATTGTAGCGATTGGCGGCATCACGGCTAGCAATGCCTATATTCCATTGAAAGCTGGAGCGGATGGAGTGGCGGTCATTTCCGCCTTGTGTGAGAGTGATAATAGGAAAGAACATATAAGTAAACTGAAGGAAATTGTGATTTTATAG
- a CDS encoding GNAT family N-acetyltransferase — protein sequence MELDNYHFTNRGNRILQLAAEYDDGVICPHHLFMAACRESTGVCGEIHLYLQSQLGPDYLRQFKKHHQGSVDIQNIFEKADEKRKYYRQTLINEGHLIESIVEIDNVVNDMLTKEMKEAIIQIACVPRDMIVQLAVVKRKEDLSYKNSIRRAVYADMPELKRFIQAEFGDRWIKRIDHLQARGQLPVFLAEEKGEIIGFACFDMEKKGMFGPMGTSSRKRLSSAGKELLHRSLLDMAERGYAYAVIEQAGPIEFYEKTVGAKLI from the coding sequence TTGGAACTAGATAACTATCATTTTACTAATAGAGGAAACCGAATCCTTCAACTAGCTGCTGAATATGATGATGGGGTTATCTGTCCGCATCATTTGTTTATGGCAGCTTGCAGGGAGTCTACGGGCGTTTGCGGAGAAATACACCTCTATTTGCAGAGCCAATTAGGACCTGATTATCTTCGCCAATTCAAAAAGCATCATCAAGGGTCTGTGGATATCCAAAACATATTTGAAAAAGCAGATGAGAAAAGAAAATACTATCGCCAAACACTTATCAATGAGGGACATCTTATTGAGAGTATAGTAGAAATAGATAATGTGGTGAATGATATGTTGACCAAGGAGATGAAAGAAGCCATCATCCAAATAGCTTGCGTGCCGAGGGATATGATCGTCCAACTGGCAGTTGTTAAGAGGAAAGAGGATTTGAGTTATAAAAATTCAATCCGCAGAGCGGTGTATGCGGATATGCCGGAGTTGAAACGATTCATACAAGCTGAGTTTGGAGACCGCTGGATCAAAAGGATAGACCATCTTCAAGCGAGAGGTCAGCTTCCTGTATTCCTAGCCGAAGAGAAAGGGGAAATCATCGGCTTTGCCTGTTTTGATATGGAGAAAAAGGGGATGTTTGGTCCGATGGGAACCTCTAGCCGAAAGCGGTTAAGCTCGGCCGGAAAGGAATTGCTGCATAGAAGTTTACTGGATATGGCTGAACGGGGTTATGCCTATGCAGTGATTGAGCAGGCAGGGCCGATAGAATTTTACGAAAAGACGGTCGGGGCCAAACTCATTTAA
- a CDS encoding protein kinase domain-containing protein, with the protein MNGPRPNLINYSQDLTLIGTGRSAYVFKIKEKALALKVYFPQKEKIAVEEAMIYRKLQHIEYYPTLYDSGKNYIVIDYIEGHTLFQCLERGIFVPKKRFQEVSEALEMVKEVGLNPADIHLKNIILTSSHEVKVIDVARFMQQEQDNQWKDLERAYHQVYSKFYFPKKIPTFILNFISFIYKKRFLPKPIRVLLDPTE; encoded by the coding sequence ATGAATGGACCCAGACCAAATTTAATCAATTATAGCCAGGATCTAACACTTATTGGGACAGGCAGGAGTGCTTATGTATTCAAAATAAAAGAGAAAGCCTTGGCCTTAAAAGTATACTTTCCTCAAAAAGAGAAAATTGCTGTTGAGGAAGCGATGATTTACCGTAAATTGCAGCATATAGAGTACTATCCGACATTATATGATAGTGGTAAAAATTATATTGTCATTGATTATATTGAGGGCCATACATTGTTCCAGTGCTTAGAAAGAGGTATTTTTGTACCAAAAAAGAGATTTCAAGAAGTAAGTGAAGCTTTAGAAATGGTGAAGGAAGTCGGTTTAAATCCTGCTGATATTCATCTTAAAAACATCATTCTTACTTCAAGCCACGAGGTAAAAGTAATTGACGTTGCCCGATTCATGCAGCAGGAACAAGATAATCAGTGGAAGGATCTAGAGCGTGCCTATCATCAAGTGTACTCGAAATTTTATTTCCCTAAAAAAATTCCTACGTTCATTCTCAATTTTATTTCATTCATTTATAAAAAAAGATTTCTTCCAAAACCAATACGAGTTTTACTTGATCCTACTGAATAG
- a CDS encoding citrate synthase/methylcitrate synthase, with protein sequence MKYPGLKGVIAAETEISHIDGVRGELWYRGYDVRDILEGATFEQIAYLLWNGRFPNEEQLACLTASLKEARELAPYMKSILEQLPENMNMMEVLRTVMSAEGISDYQWKPTSLQAIRLTAIVPVIIAYRSRLIENKEPILPEQSFSHVENYLYMLNGTIPTQAQVNALESYMVLTMEHGMNASTFAARVTSSTESDMVSGITSAIGTMKGPLHGGAPMGVIELLEEIQEAGNLRAVLQKKLAQGEKLMGFGHRVYQTLDPRALALKERLLPFAGGDPWLDLAIEVEEAAIEMLKEWKPNRALYTNVEFYAAAIMKAIDMDPELFTPTFTASRMVGWTAHILEQAQNNTIFRPEAHFIGTPRKLPQE encoded by the coding sequence ATGAAATATCCAGGATTAAAAGGTGTCATTGCCGCTGAGACGGAAATCAGCCATATTGACGGGGTTAGGGGAGAATTATGGTACAGGGGCTATGATGTGCGTGACATCCTCGAAGGCGCAACCTTTGAACAGATCGCCTATCTCCTTTGGAACGGTCGCTTTCCTAACGAGGAGCAGCTGGCCTGCTTGACAGCTTCATTGAAGGAGGCAAGGGAATTGGCGCCTTATATGAAAAGTATCCTTGAACAATTGCCAGAAAACATGAACATGATGGAGGTTTTGCGCACCGTCATGTCTGCTGAAGGAATATCAGATTACCAATGGAAACCTACTTCTTTACAAGCAATCCGGCTGACTGCGATTGTCCCTGTCATCATCGCCTATCGTAGTAGATTGATAGAGAATAAGGAACCAATCCTTCCTGAACAGTCTTTCAGCCATGTAGAAAATTATTTGTACATGCTGAATGGAACCATACCGACGCAAGCCCAAGTAAACGCCCTGGAATCCTATATGGTCTTAACGATGGAGCATGGGATGAACGCCTCGACCTTCGCAGCAAGGGTCACCTCCTCAACCGAATCCGATATGGTCTCCGGCATCACCTCTGCCATCGGTACGATGAAGGGACCCTTGCATGGCGGAGCGCCGATGGGTGTCATCGAGCTGCTTGAGGAAATTCAGGAGGCAGGCAATCTGCGTGCCGTTCTGCAGAAAAAGCTAGCGCAGGGAGAAAAGCTGATGGGCTTTGGCCATCGGGTCTATCAAACACTTGATCCAAGAGCCCTGGCACTTAAGGAACGCCTGCTCCCGTTTGCGGGAGGCGACCCATGGCTTGACCTCGCCATCGAGGTCGAGGAAGCAGCCATTGAGATGTTAAAGGAATGGAAGCCAAACAGAGCCCTATACACGAATGTCGAATTTTACGCCGCTGCCATCATGAAGGCGATAGACATGGACCCAGAGCTCTTTACCCCAACCTTCACCGCAAGCCGCATGGTCGGCTGGACCGCCCACATCTTAGAACAGGCCCAAAACAATACCATCTTCAGACCGGAAGCACACTTTATTGGTACACCGCGAAAGTTGCCTCAAGAATGA
- a CDS encoding LysR family transcriptional regulator, translating into MELTWLQTFLTAAECGNFRKTAELLYISQPSVTVHIHHLEQELGVKLFDRERQRVKLTREGRRFIIHAKRILDDCEQGMNDMQAFRQRYTSKLAIAISPLVADTILPYVLKKYMIKHPEMEVSVKVTDSVDIEGEVSDDQVDIGLSCLVPNHSEVHYETLYNDPVLLIARHDGMDAERGPLPDEEEILTENLLLTDNHPVYWEGLKKQIRLRYPRVKMMRVSQIHITKRFIIEGLGVSFLPASTVRRELLEGSVMEVPCHALTNLPSAGTYAIMKDRDAKTIEFMQFLKTFRI; encoded by the coding sequence ATGGAGCTCACCTGGCTTCAAACTTTCCTGACAGCGGCTGAATGCGGGAATTTCAGAAAGACAGCCGAGCTTTTGTATATATCCCAGCCTTCAGTAACGGTCCATATTCATCATTTGGAACAGGAGCTTGGGGTTAAGCTTTTTGACCGGGAACGCCAACGGGTGAAGCTGACGAGGGAGGGGAGGAGATTCATCATCCATGCAAAGCGAATTCTTGATGACTGTGAGCAAGGGATGAATGATATGCAAGCCTTTCGGCAGCGTTACACATCAAAGCTTGCAATCGCCATCTCTCCCTTGGTTGCCGATACGATTCTTCCCTATGTGCTGAAGAAATACATGATCAAGCACCCGGAGATGGAAGTCTCGGTAAAAGTGACCGATTCTGTGGATATAGAAGGTGAGGTATCTGATGATCAGGTGGATATCGGTTTATCCTGTCTCGTTCCGAATCATTCGGAGGTCCATTACGAAACGCTCTACAACGACCCTGTACTCTTGATTGCCCGGCATGATGGCATGGACGCTGAAAGGGGGCCATTGCCTGATGAGGAGGAAATCCTCACCGAGAACCTTCTTCTCACGGATAATCACCCGGTATACTGGGAGGGATTAAAGAAGCAAATCCGTTTGAGATATCCTAGGGTGAAGATGATGAGAGTATCACAGATTCATATAACGAAGCGATTTATTATCGAAGGGCTCGGTGTCTCCTTTCTGCCAGCCTCAACCGTCAGAAGGGAACTCTTAGAGGGAAGCGTCATGGAGGTCCCATGTCATGCATTAACCAATCTGCCGAGTGCCGGTACATATGCCATTATGAAGGATAGAGATGCGAAGACAATTGAATTTATGCAATTCCTGAAAACGTTTCGAATATAG
- a CDS encoding PH domain-containing protein gives MYFPSKKDWWMTIIIWLCAGFFMIPPVFLPDFGVWMTPDFLDKQWIKIMVLFPIGLVLIWIWSKTGYRIEGNSLIIRSGPFKKEILMDEIYRIRETKNPFTAPALSMHKIEIYYGKYDFVSISPENKTAFISELKERNANIQTDTSIQSIR, from the coding sequence ATGTATTTCCCATCAAAGAAAGATTGGTGGATGACGATAATTATCTGGCTATGTGCTGGGTTTTTTATGATCCCGCCTGTTTTCTTACCTGATTTTGGCGTATGGATGACCCCTGATTTCCTGGATAAGCAATGGATAAAAATCATGGTCTTATTTCCAATCGGGTTGGTTTTAATATGGATTTGGTCCAAAACTGGATACAGGATTGAAGGGAATTCACTCATCATACGATCCGGCCCCTTTAAGAAGGAAATTCTAATGGACGAAATCTACCGGATAAGGGAAACAAAAAATCCCTTTACAGCCCCGGCTTTGTCAATGCACAAGATAGAGATTTATTATGGTAAATATGATTTCGTCTCTATTTCTCCGGAAAATAAAACTGCGTTCATAAGTGAATTAAAAGAAAGAAACGCGAATATCCAAACAGATACATCTATACAATCTATTCGATAG
- a CDS encoding VOC family protein, which yields MLHHIEINVSNLKKSAEFWGWFLHELGYTPFQTWDKGFSYKEGNAYIVFVQTEDRFMDIPYHRGGTGLNHLAFHAESKDQVDEMTRKLKARSIPILYEDKHPYAGGPEHYAVFFEDPDRVKVELVAE from the coding sequence ATGCTGCATCACATTGAAATCAATGTAAGTAATTTGAAGAAATCTGCAGAATTTTGGGGATGGTTCTTACATGAGCTGGGATATACTCCATTTCAAACATGGGATAAAGGATTCAGCTATAAGGAAGGGAATGCCTACATCGTGTTTGTGCAAACCGAGGACAGATTCATGGATATCCCGTACCACCGAGGAGGCACCGGTCTCAATCATCTCGCCTTTCATGCTGAATCTAAGGATCAGGTAGATGAAATGACGAGAAAACTAAAGGCGAGGAGCATCCCGATTCTATATGAGGACAAGCATCCATATGCAGGCGGGCCTGAGCATTATGCTGTTTTTTTCGAGGATCCGGATAGGGTGAAGGTGGAATTGGTCGCTGAATAA
- a CDS encoding serine hydrolase domain-containing protein, producing the protein MKKRTPIVLSTLIAVSVFIPSGGQMMTNAKGHSESAHYWDEPGRVLPILIPSNARMAGMKQSALNDIDGAIGQYIESGLTPGAVTFVARSGHIVQRDAYGYAAVYTDDKFTEMEQPVKMKTDTIFDVASISKLFTTTAVMMLYEHGHFQLDDPVAMHLPEFAAKGKEDITIRQLLTHTSGFAAGKALYAEEGTRESRIQSVLSHGLINEPGTTYLYSDLNMITLGALVETWSGLRQDEFVKRAITDPLGMKDTMYNPPAQLKKRIAATEYQPNIGRGLVWGEVHDENAWSLEGVAGHAGVFSTAKDLAILAHAYLNDGKYGKVRILKKKTIDLIMKNYNTAFPGDDHGLGFELNQGWYMDSLADTFSAGHTGYTGTALVMSPANQTIAIVLTNRVHPTRNTPSINPVRRSFARVVGDSIPVHVKKGSETWFAGYGDQLNNTLTAKVDIKEEASLSFSTWFRIEDGSDSGDVEISEDGKTFTSIRSFTGKSDDWDKEKALIPAGTKFIRFSYKTDASVNGRGWYVQDASLKTKHGKKKLKFEADGFERRKD; encoded by the coding sequence ATGAAAAAAAGAACCCCTATTGTGCTGAGTACGCTTATTGCTGTTTCGGTATTTATCCCGTCCGGAGGTCAAATGATGACAAATGCGAAAGGTCATTCCGAGTCGGCCCATTATTGGGATGAGCCAGGCCGTGTGCTCCCGATTCTTATACCGTCGAATGCCAGAATGGCCGGCATGAAACAGTCTGCCCTTAATGATATTGACGGGGCAATCGGGCAATACATCGAGAGCGGCTTAACCCCAGGCGCCGTCACCTTTGTCGCACGAAGCGGCCATATCGTTCAAAGAGATGCCTATGGCTATGCGGCTGTTTATACGGATGATAAGTTCACCGAGATGGAGCAGCCTGTCAAAATGAAAACGGATACAATATTTGATGTAGCATCTATCAGCAAGCTTTTTACAACGACTGCGGTCATGATGCTTTATGAGCATGGGCATTTTCAGCTGGATGATCCCGTTGCGATGCATCTGCCTGAATTCGCAGCAAAGGGCAAGGAGGATATCACCATCAGGCAGCTTTTGACTCATACGTCTGGATTCGCTGCCGGAAAAGCTTTATATGCGGAAGAGGGAACACGCGAAAGCCGCATCCAATCTGTTCTCAGTCACGGATTGATCAATGAGCCGGGGACAACTTATCTTTACAGTGACTTAAATATGATTACGCTAGGAGCGCTGGTTGAGACATGGAGCGGTCTCAGACAGGATGAGTTTGTCAAGAGAGCCATCACAGACCCGCTTGGCATGAAAGACACGATGTATAATCCGCCCGCCCAATTAAAGAAACGAATTGCTGCCACTGAATACCAGCCAAATATTGGCCGCGGGCTTGTCTGGGGGGAGGTCCATGACGAGAATGCCTGGTCGCTTGAAGGTGTGGCCGGACATGCCGGTGTTTTCTCCACAGCCAAGGATTTGGCCATTCTCGCCCATGCCTATCTAAATGACGGCAAATATGGAAAGGTACGCATCCTGAAGAAGAAGACAATTGACTTAATCATGAAGAACTACAATACAGCTTTCCCAGGGGATGACCATGGACTCGGATTCGAATTGAATCAAGGCTGGTATATGGATTCGCTCGCTGATACTTTCTCTGCCGGTCATACGGGTTACACAGGAACGGCATTAGTGATGAGTCCCGCCAATCAGACCATCGCGATTGTTCTTACCAACCGGGTGCATCCGACCCGCAACACGCCTTCCATTAACCCCGTAAGACGAAGCTTCGCCAGAGTGGTCGGGGACAGCATCCCTGTTCACGTCAAGAAAGGAAGCGAGACATGGTTTGCCGGCTATGGCGACCAATTGAACAACACGCTGACGGCCAAAGTAGACATAAAAGAAGAAGCATCTTTAAGCTTTAGCACGTGGTTCCGGATTGAAGATGGAAGTGATTCGGGGGATGTGGAAATATCTGAGGATGGAAAGACGTTTACGAGCATTAGAAGCTTCACCGGAAAGAGTGATGATTGGGATAAGGAGAAAGCTTTGATTCCTGCCGGCACGAAATTCATTCGTTTTTCTTATAAGACGGACGCAAGCGTGAATGGGCGCGGCTGGTATGTACAGGATGCCAGCTTAAAGACAAAGCACGGCAAGAAGAAGCTGAAATTTGAAGCTGATGGATTTGAACGAAGAAAAGATTAA
- a CDS encoding glycoside hydrolase family 3 protein — protein sequence MDLNEEKIKWGGLILRKRKWFLLLLAISVIVTAGFSSPSKKKPPKPQDDVRDVVIYQNLPEADKTISGKTVQMEAIKVYKDGHFTKTDDVKWSAANKKVARISSDGELTLTGKSGIAPILSISGKKIDTAFLVVDKRGKASFRTMKHKRYKIADYAISKMSVEEKLGQMLMPDYRNWNGQNVTEMLPEIEQQIKDFDLGGVILFRENVVTTEQTARLVDAYQQASEKYGMFVSIDQEGGIVTRLQSGTDMPGNMALGATRSAEITKDVARAIGEELASLGINTNFAPTLDVNNNPDNPVIGVRSFSENPELTAELGTAYIEGMQGAGTIATAKHFPGHGDTAVDSHVGLPEVPYEMDRLREVELYPFQQAMNAGVDAIMSAHITFPKIDETKVISKKTGEEISLPATLSHRILTGLIREEMNYDGLIVTDAMNMGAITEHYGTVDAAIMSVKAGTDIVLMPVGLEASRAGLLEAIASGEIKEKRIDASVKRILSLKIKRGIFKEESPEPLEERIAKAVQTVGSPEHKAIEKTAAEKSITLVKNDDVLPLSGLEDSAKLVVIGATYNQDLFNAIKSKHTNTSVINLPADYQLTEPQKEQLREADYIIIGSHTSNVAQRLPSHPQMQRINDLIANYEAPAIAVAIRNPYDIMSYPEVDAYIAQYGFRTASFNATAAAIFGEINPSGKLPVTIPAGQGEILYPFGHGLSY from the coding sequence ATGGATTTGAACGAAGAAAAGATTAAATGGGGAGGGCTTATATTGAGGAAAAGAAAATGGTTTTTGCTATTACTTGCGATAAGCGTAATCGTGACAGCCGGTTTCAGCAGTCCATCCAAGAAGAAACCGCCAAAACCGCAGGATGATGTGCGTGATGTGGTCATTTATCAAAATCTGCCTGAAGCTGATAAAACGATAAGTGGAAAAACGGTACAGATGGAAGCGATTAAGGTATATAAGGACGGTCATTTTACCAAGACCGATGATGTGAAATGGTCTGCGGCTAATAAAAAGGTAGCAAGGATATCCTCCGATGGAGAATTGACGCTGACGGGGAAATCTGGGATTGCACCAATTCTCTCTATATCAGGCAAGAAAATCGATACTGCCTTTTTAGTAGTCGATAAAAGGGGAAAAGCGTCCTTCCGCACAATGAAGCATAAGCGCTATAAAATCGCTGATTATGCCATCAGCAAGATGTCGGTGGAAGAGAAACTCGGGCAAATGCTTATGCCTGATTATCGGAATTGGAACGGCCAAAATGTAACGGAGATGCTTCCGGAAATCGAACAGCAAATTAAGGATTTCGACTTGGGCGGTGTTATCCTTTTCCGCGAGAATGTGGTCACGACTGAGCAAACCGCCAGACTGGTAGATGCCTATCAGCAGGCGTCAGAAAAGTACGGGATGTTTGTCTCCATCGACCAAGAGGGAGGAATCGTGACAAGGCTTCAATCAGGTACAGACATGCCTGGAAATATGGCGCTTGGCGCGACTCGCTCCGCTGAAATTACGAAAGACGTAGCACGCGCTATCGGAGAGGAACTGGCTTCACTCGGCATCAACACGAACTTCGCTCCAACACTAGATGTCAACAATAATCCAGACAACCCAGTCATTGGCGTCCGCTCCTTCAGCGAAAACCCCGAGCTGACTGCGGAGCTTGGTACAGCCTATATTGAAGGGATGCAAGGAGCTGGCACGATTGCAACAGCGAAGCATTTTCCGGGGCACGGTGATACAGCGGTTGATTCCCATGTAGGACTGCCAGAAGTTCCCTATGAGATGGACCGCTTAAGGGAAGTGGAGCTCTATCCATTCCAGCAGGCGATGAATGCGGGTGTCGATGCCATCATGTCAGCCCATATTACCTTCCCTAAAATCGATGAAACAAAGGTGATTTCGAAGAAGACAGGAGAGGAAATCTCCTTGCCTGCTACACTGTCTCATCGAATACTGACCGGGCTAATCAGGGAGGAAATGAACTATGACGGATTGATTGTCACGGATGCCATGAATATGGGCGCCATCACTGAGCATTACGGAACCGTTGACGCGGCTATCATGTCCGTTAAGGCTGGAACAGATATCGTGCTCATGCCGGTTGGTCTTGAGGCTTCGAGGGCGGGCTTGCTTGAGGCCATCGCTAGTGGAGAAATTAAGGAAAAACGAATTGATGCCTCGGTGAAACGGATTCTTTCCTTGAAAATCAAGCGCGGCATCTTCAAGGAAGAATCACCTGAACCGCTTGAAGAACGAATCGCGAAGGCCGTTCAAACCGTTGGTTCCCCGGAACATAAAGCAATCGAAAAAACAGCAGCTGAAAAATCCATCACGCTTGTCAAAAATGATGATGTCCTTCCATTAAGTGGCCTGGAGGATTCAGCAAAGCTTGTTGTCATCGGAGCGACTTATAACCAAGACTTATTCAATGCCATAAAGAGCAAGCATACGAACACAAGTGTCATCAATCTGCCAGCGGATTATCAGTTGACAGAGCCACAGAAAGAGCAGCTTCGCGAAGCGGACTATATCATCATCGGCAGCCATACATCGAATGTGGCACAAAGATTGCCAAGCCATCCGCAAATGCAGCGAATCAATGACCTGATTGCGAACTATGAGGCACCAGCAATTGCGGTCGCCATCCGAAACCCATATGACATCATGTCCTATCCAGAGGTGGATGCCTATATTGCCCAATATGGGTTCCGTACCGCAAGCTTCAACGCGACCGCTGCAGCCATATTCGGTGAAATCAATCCGAGCGGGAAGCTGCCAGTCACAATCCCAGCTGGACAAGGTGAAATCCTTTACCCATTTGGTCACGGCTTATCCTATTAA